A window of the Deltaproteobacteria bacterium genome harbors these coding sequences:
- a CDS encoding FKBP-type peptidyl-prolyl cis-trans isomerase gives MKQTILLISLFALLTACSKAKQPAESQSTQSTQEAVVANEQSTPTGLKYVILKEGAGANPQRGQMVTVHYTGWLTDGTKFDSSVDRGTPFQFQVGVGQVIPGWDEGVAMMKVGEKRKLIIPPQLGYGEQGAGGVIPPNATLVFEVELLEAS, from the coding sequence ATGAAACAAACAATTCTTCTCATCTCTCTTTTCGCACTCTTAACTGCCTGTTCGAAGGCAAAGCAACCTGCGGAATCTCAATCCACTCAATCAACACAGGAGGCGGTCGTGGCGAATGAACAATCAACTCCTACCGGGCTTAAATATGTGATCCTTAAAGAAGGAGCCGGAGCTAATCCACAACGAGGACAGATGGTGACGGTCCACTACACAGGCTGGCTCACCGACGGGACGAAGTTCGACAGCTCCGTCGACCGAGGGACACCCTTTCAGTTTCAGGTCGGTGTGGGACAGGTGATCCCAGGTTGGGACGAGGGAGTCGCCATGATGAAGGTGGGCGAAAAGCGGAAGCTGATTATCCCACCCCAGTTAGGATATGGCGAGCAGGGGGCGGGTGGTGTGATCCCACCGAATGCCACCCTTGTGTTTGAAGTCGAACTCCTTGAAGCCTCCTAA